The Chloroflexota bacterium genomic sequence CGAATGTTGGAATCATCGCACAGCAACTTTTTTATTACTTGGCGATACCTGTACCCGCGGTTGTCGCTACTGCGCGATTGGCAAAGGTAAACCCAAAGCAATCGACGAACAGGAGCCACAGCGGATTGCGGCTGCGGTCGCGCATCTCAAACTTAAACATGTGGTGCTGACCTCGGTTAACCGTGATGATCAAGCTGATGGCGGAGCACATATTTTTGCCGAATCGATCAATTTAATTCGTCAACAGTTGCCCGAATGCAAAATCGAGGTGCTGATTCCTGATTTTGATGGCAATTGGGATGCCTTGCGGATCGTGATGGATGCGCGGCCTGACGTGTTGAATCACAATATCGAAACCGTGCCGCGTTTATTTCGCAAGTTCCGCCCGCGGGCCAACTTCTATCAAAGCCTTGAATTATTGCGCTTGGCTCGTGACCTTCAGCCTAGCATCGTGACCAAAAGTGGCTTGATGGTTGGGGCTGGCGAAACCGATGAAGAAGTGCTGACCGTGATGGATGCGCTGCGCCGCTCCGATGTTGACGTAATGACGATTGGCCAATATCTCTCGCCATCGGGCGACCATTGGCCGATCGACCGTTATGTGCCACCCGAAACCTTTACTTGGTTCCGTGAACAAGGCTTAGCCCGTGGTTTCCGCCACGTCGAATCTGGCCCGATGGTACGCTCGTCGTATCACGCCCACGAACACGTCGCAGGGTTGTAATCGCCAGGGATCAGGGCTTGGGGATCAGGGATCAGTTAAATTTTTACTACTGATCCCTGATCCCTAGCGCCTGAATCCTGTGCTCTACTATCCTCTGCATTAAACTCACTCCTATATTCTTGGTTTTTTGTGCTTCATCCCTCATAATTCATAATTCATACTTTAGTCTTTGACGGCTGACTTTTAAGTATGGTACAATCGGGTCACAGGCGTTGACGGAGCCGAGTAGTTGGGCTAAAACCTGAATCAGCGAGCGTGCAAATGGTGTGAGGCACGTATCAGCAACCCCAACCAAAATCTCTCCTGAGCCGAACGCTGAACCCTTTGGCAGTAAGCGAACCGGATATCCCCCGTTATCGGGATGACGTTGTGATGGCAACGGCTTAAAGTGGGTAGTTCGTGCAAACGACTATCAAGCAGGGTGGTACCGCGAGGTCTTTTCGATAACCTCGTCCCAGCAGTGTGGGGCGGGGCTTTGTGTTTTTAGTCAACGAGGAGTCAACAATGGCGTTTGCAGCAGTTGATCCCAAGGTGTCGTTTCCGACGCTTGAGGATGAGATCGCCGCTTGGTGGGAAGCCCATGGCATCG encodes the following:
- the lipA gene encoding lipoyl synthase; the encoded protein is MDTITLFEAPKAAPVAPRRPAWLKARAPIGENYEDVHGLMRELDLHTVCEEAHCPNIGECWNHRTATFLLLGDTCTRGCRYCAIGKGKPKAIDEQEPQRIAAAVAHLKLKHVVLTSVNRDDQADGGAHIFAESINLIRQQLPECKIEVLIPDFDGNWDALRIVMDARPDVLNHNIETVPRLFRKFRPRANFYQSLELLRLARDLQPSIVTKSGLMVGAGETDEEVLTVMDALRRSDVDVMTIGQYLSPSGDHWPIDRYVPPETFTWFREQGLARGFRHVESGPMVRSSYHAHEHVAGL